From the Bacillota bacterium genome, the window TCGCCCGCGTAGCGGTGCAGGCGGGGCGGGAAGGGGTGCGGGACGTGGTGGCAGCCCTTCGGTCGGCGATGTCGGCACGGGAAGGGGAGAATGAGAGCGGAAATGCCGGTCAAACACCTGCGCATTGACAACCGTCTCATCCACGGGCAAGTGGTGGTGGCCTGGGCCAAGCATGAAGGGATCGATACCCTCATCGTGACCAACGATCAGGTGGCCGCTGACGATTTTCAGCGGATGATCTTGGTGTCGGTGGCTCCGCCCGGCATTAAGGTTCTGGTGCTGGGGGTGGCTGATACTCTTGCATACGTTCGGGACCCGGCTCACGAGCACGAGAATGTGTTCATTCTGTGCAAGACGCCGGAAGATGCATTGGCCCTTCATGAAGGTGGCCTGGGACTCCAGGAAATGAATGTGGGGAACATGGCCTTCGTAGTTGGCTCGAAGAAGGTCAGCAAGAGTGTCTTTGTTACACCGCAGAACGTGGAG encodes:
- a CDS encoding PTS sugar transporter subunit IIB is translated as MPVKHLRIDNRLIHGQVVVAWAKHEGIDTLIVTNDQVAADDFQRMILVSVAPPGIKVLVLGVADTLAYVRDPAHEHENVFILCKTPEDALALHEGGLGLQEMNVGNMAFVVGSKKVSKSVFVTPQNVETFKKLSQAGVRLTCRMMPTEGKNDFMAMLRNAKVLV